The genomic region GTGAGCACCAGTTCCAGTTCTAGGTACTCCGCCCACGAGATGttggcggcgggcgagcgcagGTGCTTCGCGCCGCCGTGCCGCAGCACGTACTCCGTCCACCACACGGCGCGTTCCAGCGGAGTCTGCACCTCGTCACGCATCAAGCTACGTAATCTTACAATATTCTGGCGATAACTAGAAATAAGAATAAGATTAGCACTCACtcatgacataaaaaatataacgattGAATCTTATCCTAAAATTGGTACCTGTCGTCTCCAATAACTTTGAGCAGTGTGGTTTTGAAGGATTCGACGGTAATGTCGCCTAAGTCCAACCGAACACCGATTTTATGAGTTTTGTATCTTTCAACTATATACCATTGATCACCCATCATTGGGACTCCAATCAATGGAACGCCAGCAGTTATCGCTTCGTCAGTTGATTGCAGACCGCCTTGAGTCACAAATACCTTGATTTTTCGATGCcctgaaacaaacaaagtagactttacttaaaatattcctTTTCAGCCTTACGACCAGATGTCGTGTAGTAAGGTACATGAAGGAATTAGTAATTTCtatgaaaaactaaataatcTTGTATTAGAATAAAATGTAGCCAATATCTTTGTCCACAATCTTTGATCTAAACCTTATTGTAGAcaactataatttatatatttttaatttcgtacTTACTCAGTAGATCTGACTGCGGCAACCACTTTGAGATTTTGATATTCTCAGTACGGCCAGGCAGCTCGTCTCCGTTCCACTTCCATAACACATCGTAAGGCAACTCAGAGAATGCTTTCACTAGCACTTGGATTCTTTCTGGAGGCAATTGAGTTGGATCTACGTTGGTGCCAAAACTGATGTAAATCACTCCATTTTTGGAAGAATCTAAATATGTCTTGAGATCctgaaatgttataaaataattattttctgataaaGAGACAGCggggaaaatatttttctttatcattaaaaaaataaatctactcttaaatcaataaaattataaattacctGAGGTAACGGTTTTTCAGGTTTTTGATGTAAACCACCCGTAAACACAACAGATGGTGGCACGGGTTGGATTCCTGCGAAGACTGGATACACGTTTAAGAACATCATGTCCACGTTATTACCGAGTTCGGCTAGCGAAGGTGTATTTTCTCCAAAATATTTACGAACTATGTTGTTCTCATAATCCACATTTCTTGCGTACAGAAATTTCATCTTGTAACTCGTATACAATTCCGTAATTTTATCCCACATAGTTAGATTACTtaacttttgatttaaatattcagGATACAGAAAGGGATGTTTAGGAGCACCAATTGTTTCATAATTATCAAGAACTGCCATGAAAGAACTCATCAGAATCACAGGGGCTTTGTAAATATGTGAGAATATGAGCGCGGGTCTAAAACAAGCTTCTAGTATTAACAAATCAAAGTGCTTGTTATCACGAAGCAAACGTTGCACATTTTCATCACTTAGTTGTGTGTCGAATACATCAGGAAAGATTCTCAGACCTTGTATTAAAGTTTGAATGCCATCCTTAGCGCTTGATGCTTTCATAATTCTATCTCTCCATATTCGATATGACTCCTCGTGAACGTCTATTTCTGTGTAGTTAGCTGGTGTTTCTCCTATTGGGAAGGCTCGATCTGTTGTGATGACGGTGACATCGTGT from Trichoplusia ni isolate ovarian cell line Hi5 chromosome 12, tn1, whole genome shotgun sequence harbors:
- the LOC113499680 gene encoding UDP-glucuronosyltransferase 2B31-like; protein product: MHIYFHLLTFFTVLVNLNGAAKILGVFPTPSISHQVVFRPLMLELVKRGHDVTVITTDRAFPIGETPANYTEIDVHEESYRIWRDRIMKASSAKDGIQTLIQGLRIFPDVFDTQLSDENVQRLLRDNKHFDLLILEACFRPALIFSHIYKAPVILMSSFMAVLDNYETIGAPKHPFLYPEYLNQKLSNLTMWDKITELYTSYKMKFLYARNVDYENNIVRKYFGENTPSLAELGNNVDMMFLNVYPVFAGIQPVPPSVVFTGGLHQKPEKPLPQDLKTYLDSSKNGVIYISFGTNVDPTQLPPERIQVLVKAFSELPYDVLWKWNGDELPGRTENIKISKWLPQSDLLRHRKIKVFVTQGGLQSTDEAITAGVPLIGVPMMGDQWYIVERYKTHKIGVRLDLGDITVESFKTTLLKVIGDDSYRQNIVRLRSLMRDEVQTPLERAVWWTEYVLRHGGAKHLRSPAANISWAEYLELELVLTLLAGLTVTLALFVFFIYNFYKLLVKNNVTTIKSKSD